One Ananas comosus cultivar F153 linkage group 1, ASM154086v1, whole genome shotgun sequence DNA window includes the following coding sequences:
- the LOC109707733 gene encoding protein FAR1-RELATED SEQUENCE 5-like, giving the protein MASFVDRNIKVFGARDGVELLVEYEDIIQKTFSSENEGNDFFNKYARQKGFIVRKDNVKRHPETGMVVYRRFVCSRAGLRDKKHMNRTDRQRKERTLTRCECPVQFGIQFDPTTNRWFVHNFVDKHNHDLDDVAVRRSRRKIKDVQKSDTVLPEITGVRKHETVNVTGRENGGHENVGSALKDAKTSSPSDGRGGVSSSSEEMTRFCDLMNLGKKVFHEASKTKEDYQEIMLYLENKLKQKEKRGLCLEVLTQLESKLEGGIEKNALSTKLLDPFSVKTKATPKKRPKPSNEIRRYKCRFCRCFGHTIRRCPLSQKDAMQLTAIK; this is encoded by the coding sequence ATGGCATCATTTGTTGATCGGAATATTAAAGTTTTTGGAGCTCGTGATGGTGTAGAGTTGTTAGTTGAGTATGAGGATATTATTCAGAAGACCTTCTCATCGGAGAATGAAGGAAACGATTTCTTTAACAAGTATGCTAGACAGAAAGGATTTATCGTCAGAAAGGATAACGTGAAGCGTCATCCCGAAACTGGTATGGTAGTTTATCGTCGGTTTGTTTGCTCGAGAGCAGGTCTACGAGATAAGAAGCATATGAACAGGACTGACAGGCAAAGGAAAGAACGAACGCTCACTCGTTGTGAGTGCCCAGTTCAATTCGGTATTCAATTTGATCCGACCACTAATAGATGGTTCGTGCATAACTTTGTGGATAAGCATAACCATGATTTGGATGACGTGGCTGTCCGTCGCTCCCGTCGTAAGATTAAAGATGTCCAAAAGTCGGATACTGTTTTGCCTGAGATTACAGGTGTACGCAAGCATGAGACTGTGAACGTCACGGGACGTGAGAATGGCGGTCATGAAAATGTGGGGTCCGCGTTAAAGGATGCAAAGACTAGTTCTCCTTCCGATGGGAGAGGTGGCGTGTCCAGTTCGTCAGAGGAAATGACCAGATTTTGTGATCTGATGAATTTAGGTAAAAAGGTATTTCATGAGGCATCGAAGACGAAGGAGGATTATCAGGAGATAATGCTGTATCTGGAGAACAAATTGAAGCAAAAGGAGAAACGTGGTTTATGCCTGGAAGTTTTAACTCAACTCGAAAGCAAATTGGAAGGGGGCATCGAGAAGAATGCATTATCAACTAAGCTTCTTGATCCTTTCTCAGTGAAGACTAAAGCTACTCCTAAGAAAAGGCCAAAACCTTCTAATGAGATCCGGAGATATAAATGTCGTTTTTGTCGTTGTTTTGGACACACAATCCGCAGATGCCCATTATCTCAAAAAGATGCTATGCAACTTACCGCTATCAAATGA
- the LOC109716583 gene encoding uncharacterized protein LOC109716583 isoform X3, giving the protein MATMATTVICPQIQFGRTHIIPLQKMVLASTKILDSSITTFSSWERPNQRLLLSSGRKLRDLSLTTFAVGSGLEASITDQKKKNDISLDNVKVAVESRDDEKIHVRVDLTAEETQKAFDEVLTNLARTAPPIPGFRRMKGDPRASLSCFCMIAGQPKEKHPMCQRAFYYRSLAKTALLSSLSKRLLVQP; this is encoded by the exons ATGGCTACCATGGCAACGACAGTAATTTGTCCGCAGATTCAATTTGGACGAACACATATTATTCCCCTTcag AAGATGGTTTTGGCAAGCACAAAAATCCTTGATTCTTCAATTACAACTTTTAGTTCATGGGAACGTCCAAATCAAAG GTTATTGCTCTCTAGTGGAAGAAAATTGAGGGATTTGTCTCTTACTACTTTTGCTGTTGGTTCAG GCTTAGAAGCATCAATTACTgatcagaagaagaagaacgacATATCACTGGACAATGTTAAGGTCGCTGTTGAGTCACGTGATGACGAGAAGATCCAT GTTAGAGTGGACTTGACTGCGGAGGAGACGCAAAAAGCATTTGACGAAGTTCTGACAAACCTGGCTCGCACTGCACCCCCTATTCCAGGGTTTCGTCGGATGAAAGGAG ATCCGAGAGCATCTCTTTCCTGTTTCTGCATGATTGCTGGACAACCAAAGGAAAAACATCCAAT GTGCCAAAGAGCTTTCTACTACAGATCCTTGGCAAAGACCGCGTTACTAAGTTCCTTATCCAAGAGGTTGTTAGTACAACCATAG
- the LOC109708507 gene encoding probable hydroxyacylglutathione hydrolase 2, chloroplastic has protein sequence MLSKTCSLMASLPCSSPRVRGKPSMWPSVRKDWFGKNLLYGFGSLLLRPLRTLHGVGNLFGAARSMCNITNVASSLQIELVPCLQDNYAYLLHDVDTGTVGVVDPSEAVPVINALQRKNQNLTYILNTHHHYDHTGGNLELKARYGAKVIGSGKDKDRIPGIDIALHDGETWMFARHQVLVMETPGHTRGHVSYYFPGCGAVFTGDTLFSLSCGKLFEGNPEQMLSSLRKIMSLPDDTNIYCGHEYTLSNSKFALSIEPENEELQEYAAQVAHLRSKKQPTIPTTLKREKQCNPFLRTSSPEIRQNLRIPATASDAQALGVIRQAKDNF, from the exons ATGCTCTCCAAAACCTGCTCGTTAATGGCGTCCTTGCCCTGCTCCTCACCTAGG GTGAGAGGGAAACCATCTATGTGGCCGAGTGTGAGAAAGGACTGGTTTGGGAAGAATTTGTTATATGGTTTTGGGAGCCTATTACTGAGACCTTTGAGAACTCTGCATGGAGTTGGTAATTTATTCGGTGCAGCCCGGTCTATGTGTAACATTACAAATGTGGCATCCTCATTGCAAATTGAACTG GTGCCATGCCTCCAAGATAATTACGCTTATCTTCTCCATGATGTTGATACAGGGACGGTTGGAGTTGTGGACCCTTCTGAAGCTGTACCAGTTATAAATGCACTCCAACGGAAGAATCAGAATTTGACATACATACTAAACACTCACCACCATTATGATCATACTGGTGGCAACTTGGAACTAAAAGCTAGATATGGAGCAAAG gttattgGTTCGGGGAAGGATAAAGATAGAATTCCTGGAATTGACATAGCTCTTCATGATGGCGAAACGTGGATGTTTGCACGTCATCAGGTGCTTGTAATGGAAACTCCTGGGCATACACGAG GTCACGTGAGCTATTATTTTCCTGGATGTGGAGCAGTATTTACAGGGGATACCTTGTTTAGCTTGTCATGTGGCAAACTATTCGAAGGAAACCCAGAACAG ATGCTCTCCTCTCTTCGAAAGATCATGTCTTTGCCAGACGATACTAACATATATTGTGGGCATGAGTATACACTG AGTAATTCGAAGTTTGCGCTGTCCATAGAACCCGAAAATGAAGAACTCCAAGAATATGCAGCACAGGTAGCTCATCTCCGCAGCAAGAAACAGCCAACG ATTCCAACAACACTGAAGAGGGAAAAACAGTGTAATCCATTCTTGCGCACATCCAGTCCAGAAATCCGGCAGAATTTGAGAATTCCAGCAACCGCCAGTGACGCGCAAGCCTTGGGCGTGATCAGACAAGCAAAGGATAACTTTTGA
- the LOC109722687 gene encoding RHOMBOID-like protein 13 codes for MGKPLIYEILQKPASSSIIGLCTAIWFYIQKKNIGYANVGLSYETAIAGHYWRIITSAFSHISVLHLLFNMSALWSLGVVEQLGHMGLGVEFYLHYTLVLVVLSGVLVLGAYHILIQKFKLEYFRRVTAVGYSCVVFGWMTILAVKQPSSKLNLFGVLSLPISFAPFESLVFTSIIVPQASFIGHLSGIVVGYSIAWGLIHGMNNYWAVTMLGWIVLVFVLSLKRTGAIDLSFIEIEPVTDPSFPTVGFVSSGNGRTLQMDILPDRGAGLV; via the coding sequence ATGGGGAAGCCACTCATCTATGAGATTTTGCAGAAACCAGCTAGTAGTAGCATCATAGGGTTATGCACCGCAATTTGGTTCTACATTCAGAAGAAGAACATCGGCTACGCCAATGTCGGTTTGAGCTACGAGACGGCGATAGCAGGCCACTACTGGAGAATCATTACCTCCGCTTTCTCGCATATCAGCGTGCTCCATTTGCTCTTCAACATGAGTGCCCTTTGGAGCCTCGGAGTCGTCGAACAATTGGGCCACATGGGCCTCGGCGTGGAATTCTATCTCCATTACACTCTCGTCCTCGTAGTGCTGTCGGGGGTTCTGGTTCTCGGGGCGTACCACATTTTGATTCAGAAGTTCAAGTTAGAGTATTTCAGGAGAGTGACCGCGGTCGGTTACTCTTGCGTCGTGTTCGGGTGGATGACGATTCTCGCCGTGAAGCAGCCGTCGTCAAAGCTGAACCTTTTTGGAGTTCTTTCTCTGCCGATTAGCTTCGCGCCCTTCGAGTCGCTGGTGTTTACGTCCATAATTGTCCCGCAAGCAAGTTTCATCGGCCACTTGTCGGGAATTGTTGTCGGTTATTCGATAGCTTGGGGTTTGATTCACGGGATGAATAACTACTGGGCCGTTACGATGCTCGGATGGATCGTTCTGGTGTTTGTATTGAGCCTAAAGCGTACCGGAGCAATCGACTTGAGCTTTATTGAGATCGAGCCAGTGACGGATCCTTCATTTCCTACGGTGGGCTTTGTTTCGTCCGGAAATGGTAGAACTTTGCAGATGGATATATTGCCCGATAGAGGTGCGGGACTCGTATAA
- the LOC109716583 gene encoding uncharacterized protein LOC109716583 isoform X1 — translation MATMATTVICPQIQFGRTHIIPLQKMVLASTKILDSSITTFSSWERPNQRLLLSSGRKLRDLSLTTFAVGSGLEASITDQKKKNDISLDNVKVAVESRDDEKIHVRVDLTAEETQKAFDEVLTNLARTAPPIPGFRRMKGGKTSNVPKSFLLQILGKDRVTKFLIQEVVSTTIGDYVKKEKLKVKSQFKTLQSAEELESAFEPGSEFGFNATINFEKSDPETTEPSSS, via the exons ATGGCTACCATGGCAACGACAGTAATTTGTCCGCAGATTCAATTTGGACGAACACATATTATTCCCCTTcag AAGATGGTTTTGGCAAGCACAAAAATCCTTGATTCTTCAATTACAACTTTTAGTTCATGGGAACGTCCAAATCAAAG GTTATTGCTCTCTAGTGGAAGAAAATTGAGGGATTTGTCTCTTACTACTTTTGCTGTTGGTTCAG GCTTAGAAGCATCAATTACTgatcagaagaagaagaacgacATATCACTGGACAATGTTAAGGTCGCTGTTGAGTCACGTGATGACGAGAAGATCCAT GTTAGAGTGGACTTGACTGCGGAGGAGACGCAAAAAGCATTTGACGAAGTTCTGACAAACCTGGCTCGCACTGCACCCCCTATTCCAGGGTTTCGTCGGATGAAAGGAG GAAAAACATCCAAT GTGCCAAAGAGCTTTCTACTACAGATCCTTGGCAAAGACCGCGTTACTAAGTTCCTTATCCAAGAGGTTGTTAGTACAACCATAGGAGACTATGTGAAGAAG GAGAAGTTGAAGGTGAAGAGCCAATTTAAGACACTCCAATCAGCAGAGGAACTTGAATCAGCTTTTGAACCTGGCTCAGAATTTGGGTTCAATGCTACAATTAATTTCGAAAAATCAGACCCTGAAACAACTGAACCAAGCTCCTCTTAG
- the LOC109716583 gene encoding uncharacterized protein LOC109716583 isoform X2, with amino-acid sequence MATMATTVICPQIQFGRTHIIPLQMVLASTKILDSSITTFSSWERPNQRLLLSSGRKLRDLSLTTFAVGSGLEASITDQKKKNDISLDNVKVAVESRDDEKIHVRVDLTAEETQKAFDEVLTNLARTAPPIPGFRRMKGGKTSNVPKSFLLQILGKDRVTKFLIQEVVSTTIGDYVKKEKLKVKSQFKTLQSAEELESAFEPGSEFGFNATINFEKSDPETTEPSSS; translated from the exons ATGGCTACCATGGCAACGACAGTAATTTGTCCGCAGATTCAATTTGGACGAACACATATTATTCCCCTTcag ATGGTTTTGGCAAGCACAAAAATCCTTGATTCTTCAATTACAACTTTTAGTTCATGGGAACGTCCAAATCAAAG GTTATTGCTCTCTAGTGGAAGAAAATTGAGGGATTTGTCTCTTACTACTTTTGCTGTTGGTTCAG GCTTAGAAGCATCAATTACTgatcagaagaagaagaacgacATATCACTGGACAATGTTAAGGTCGCTGTTGAGTCACGTGATGACGAGAAGATCCAT GTTAGAGTGGACTTGACTGCGGAGGAGACGCAAAAAGCATTTGACGAAGTTCTGACAAACCTGGCTCGCACTGCACCCCCTATTCCAGGGTTTCGTCGGATGAAAGGAG GAAAAACATCCAAT GTGCCAAAGAGCTTTCTACTACAGATCCTTGGCAAAGACCGCGTTACTAAGTTCCTTATCCAAGAGGTTGTTAGTACAACCATAGGAGACTATGTGAAGAAG GAGAAGTTGAAGGTGAAGAGCCAATTTAAGACACTCCAATCAGCAGAGGAACTTGAATCAGCTTTTGAACCTGGCTCAGAATTTGGGTTCAATGCTACAATTAATTTCGAAAAATCAGACCCTGAAACAACTGAACCAAGCTCCTCTTAG